From Haloarcula sp. CBA1127, a single genomic window includes:
- a CDS encoding DUF5800 family protein: MTVLSFDEQGVDVVYEGTEFRLEKALIEDAIQKSYPDVTDHEVLQMVEPEPALSGEPQRIAEIVN; this comes from the coding sequence ATGACTGTACTGTCGTTCGACGAACAGGGCGTAGATGTCGTCTACGAGGGAACCGAGTTCCGCCTCGAAAAAGCCCTCATCGAGGACGCCATCCAGAAGTCGTATCCCGACGTGACCGACCACGAAGTGCTGCAGATGGTCGAACCGGAACCCGCGCTGTCGGGAGAACCCCAGCGTATCGCCGAGATTGTGAACTGA
- the gfcR gene encoding transcriptional regulator GfcR: MKNIDDLVDSASDLAQRGLSKGEIADELNVSRETASWLVERSGTGTEPETSDDGGPHDIHVDWSAVGRDSNRLYHTGAAMADLLSKKGDDVDLTIGIEKAGAPLATTVARELETDLGTYAPTKHQWDDDESETSDGSFSRNFAQIRNRDCYVVDDTITSGKTMGETIDAIHEQGGNPVACVVLADKRGVGDIRGVPVYSLLQVIRVGSDGDS; the protein is encoded by the coding sequence ATGAAGAATATCGACGACCTCGTCGACAGCGCGTCCGACCTGGCACAGCGTGGCCTCTCTAAGGGCGAGATTGCTGATGAACTCAACGTCTCCCGGGAGACGGCGAGTTGGCTTGTCGAACGCAGCGGCACCGGCACGGAACCGGAGACGAGCGACGACGGCGGTCCCCACGACATCCACGTCGACTGGTCCGCCGTCGGTCGTGACAGCAACCGGCTGTACCACACGGGTGCGGCGATGGCGGACCTGCTCTCAAAGAAAGGCGACGATGTGGACCTTACCATCGGCATCGAGAAGGCCGGCGCGCCGCTTGCGACGACCGTTGCGCGGGAACTGGAAACCGACCTCGGGACGTACGCCCCGACCAAACACCAGTGGGACGACGACGAGAGCGAGACCAGCGATGGCTCGTTCTCCCGGAACTTCGCGCAGATCCGGAACCGAGACTGCTACGTCGTCGACGACACTATTACGAGCGGCAAGACGATGGGGGAAACCATCGATGCGATCCACGAACAGGGCGGCAATCCCGTGGCCTGCGTCGTGCTAGCTGACAAGCGCGGCGTCGGTGACATCCGCGGCGTCCCGGTGTACTCCCTACTGCAGGTCATCCGAGTCGGCAGCGACGGCGACTCGTAA